The Deltaproteobacteria bacterium genome has a segment encoding these proteins:
- a CDS encoding sigma 54-interacting transcriptional regulator: protein MRDERKTQKELLEELGRVQRDLTHLRKAEAERKEVEQALKRRTHELGERVKELNCLYGIARLVERPGVLLEEVLGGVVNLIPPSWQFPEITCARIVVLGEEYKTANFRETGWKQAATIVADGRPTGSLEVFYLEERPESDEGPFLKEERKLIDAIAGRLGKIVERKRTEADLRESIELYRILSKHVADGVTLFQEGRFLFVNPAFLWMFGLKKDDEPVGRTAAEVFAGDGYQRILEAYSSADPKSLPGESFRALCTGENGREFWVEIFHNAIAWKGSPAILSTLRDVTERKLREIAIQEEAEHLRKENIRLRSSMRERYRFGSIIGRSAAMQEVYTLILRASETDANVVLYGESGTGKELVARTIHDMSERRDRPFVPVNCGAIPETLFESEFFGHKKGAFTGAHSNKRGFFDLADGGSLFLDEVSEFTIGMQVKLLRAIEGSGYMPVGGDRIRRADVRIIAASNVSLLDRVRKGQMREDFFYRLHVISIQVPPLRERKEDIPLLVENVLQGYGKDKGSKVPGNVMEALMSYPWPGNVRELQNVVHRYLTVHKLDFVGSLMDGPSAWGDTAVGEAGGEGLNLRESLERFEREVIAAALDQTRWHRGHAASLLGIDRKTLFRKMKQFGMA, encoded by the coding sequence ATGAGGGACGAACGGAAGACCCAAAAGGAACTGCTGGAAGAACTGGGCCGCGTACAGCGCGATCTGACGCATCTGAGGAAAGCGGAAGCCGAGCGCAAGGAGGTGGAGCAGGCGCTAAAACGGCGGACGCACGAACTGGGCGAAAGGGTCAAGGAACTGAACTGCCTTTACGGGATTGCCCGGCTCGTGGAGCGTCCCGGAGTCTTGTTAGAGGAGGTGCTTGGAGGGGTTGTGAACCTGATTCCCCCTTCCTGGCAGTTCCCGGAGATCACCTGCGCCCGGATCGTTGTCCTGGGTGAGGAGTACAAGACGGCCAACTTCAGGGAAACCGGATGGAAGCAGGCGGCGACCATCGTTGCGGACGGCCGGCCGACCGGGTCGCTTGAAGTGTTTTACCTCGAGGAGAGGCCGGAGAGCGACGAGGGGCCCTTTCTCAAAGAAGAACGAAAACTGATCGACGCCATCGCCGGACGTCTGGGTAAGATTGTCGAACGAAAACGGACCGAAGCCGATCTCAGGGAAAGCATCGAACTGTACCGTATCCTGTCCAAACACGTGGCGGACGGAGTCACACTTTTCCAGGAAGGGCGCTTTCTGTTTGTCAATCCGGCTTTCCTTTGGATGTTCGGTTTGAAAAAGGACGACGAGCCGGTCGGCAGGACGGCTGCGGAAGTGTTTGCAGGAGACGGTTACCAACGTATCCTGGAGGCGTATTCCTCCGCGGATCCGAAGAGTCTCCCGGGGGAGTCTTTCCGGGCGCTGTGCACAGGAGAGAACGGACGGGAATTCTGGGTGGAGATTTTTCACAATGCCATAGCTTGGAAAGGGAGCCCCGCCATTCTCTCGACTCTACGTGACGTGACCGAAAGGAAGCTTCGGGAGATCGCCATCCAGGAAGAAGCGGAGCATCTCAGAAAGGAGAACATCCGCCTCAGGTCTTCCATGCGGGAGCGTTACCGATTCGGAAGCATTATCGGAAGAAGCGCCGCCATGCAGGAGGTGTACACGCTCATATTGAGGGCCTCCGAGACGGACGCAAACGTTGTCCTTTACGGGGAATCGGGAACCGGCAAGGAACTGGTCGCACGCACGATTCATGACATGAGCGAACGCAGAGATCGGCCTTTTGTACCCGTGAACTGCGGCGCGATCCCCGAAACGCTCTTTGAAAGCGAGTTTTTTGGACATAAGAAAGGGGCGTTCACGGGTGCTCATTCGAACAAACGCGGTTTTTTCGATCTGGCGGACGGCGGCAGCCTGTTTCTGGACGAGGTCAGCGAGTTCACGATCGGTATGCAGGTAAAGCTGCTACGTGCGATCGAGGGATCGGGCTACATGCCGGTGGGAGGCGATCGAATCCGGCGCGCCGATGTACGCATTATTGCGGCGTCCAATGTTTCCCTCCTGGATCGGGTTAGAAAAGGACAGATGCGGGAGGATTTTTTCTATCGGTTACACGTGATCTCCATCCAGGTCCCCCCACTCCGCGAAAGGAAGGAAGACATTCCGTTGCTGGTGGAAAACGTGCTGCAGGGTTACGGCAAGGACAAAGGGTCCAAAGTGCCCGGGAATGTGATGGAGGCCCTGATGAGCTATCCGTGGCCTGGAAACGTCAGAGAGCTTCAGAACGTGGTGCATAGGTATTTGACGGTGCATAAGCTGGATTTTGTCGGGAGTTTGATGGATGGGCCTTCGGCCTGGGGGGATACGGCGGTGGGGGAGGCCGGGGGCGAGGGACTGAATCTGCGCGAGAGCTTGGAGCGTTTCGAGAGAGAAGTCATTGCCGCGGCCCTGGATCAGACACGTTGGCATCGGGGCCATGCGGCGTCTCTGTTGGGCATTGACCGGAAGACGCTATTCCGCAAGATGAAGCAATTCGGTATGGCGTAG